In Delphinus delphis chromosome 11, mDelDel1.2, whole genome shotgun sequence, one genomic interval encodes:
- the PRDM4 gene encoding PR domain zinc finger protein 4 isoform X3, with amino-acid sequence MLPMGIGDRGVMCGLPERNYTLPPPPYPHLESSYFRTILPGILSYLADRPPPQYIHPNSINVDGNTALSITNNPSALDPYQSNGNVGLEPGIVSIDSRSVNTHGAQSLHPADGHEVALDTTITMENVSRVTSPISTDGMAEELTMDGVAGEHTQIPNGSRSHEPLSVDSVSNNLAAETVGHGGVIPIHGNGLELPVVMETDHIASRVNGMSDSALSDSIHTVAMSTNSVSVALSTSHNLASLESVSLHEVGLSLEPVAVSSITQEVAMGTGHVDVSSDSLSFVPPSLQMEDSNSNKENMATLFTIWCTLCDRAYPSDCPDHGPVTFVPDTPIESRARLSLPKQLVLRQSIVGADVGVWTGETIPVRTCFGPLIGQQSHSMEVAEWTDKAVNHIWKIYHSGVLEFCIITTDENECNWMMFVRKARNREEQNLVAYPHDGKIYFCTSQDIPPENELLFYYSRDYAQQIGVPEHPDVHLCNCGKECSSYTEFKAHLTSHIHNHLPSQGHSSSHGPSHSKERKWKCSMCPQAFISPSKLHVHFMGHMGMKPHKCDFCSKAFSDPSNLRTHLKIHTGQKNYRCTLCDKSFTQKAHLESHMVIHTGEKNLKCDYCDKLFMRRQDLKQHVLIHTQERQIKCPKCDKLFLRTNHLKKHLNSHEGKRDYVCEKCTKAYLTKYHLTRHLKTCKGPTSSSSAQEEEEEDDSEEEELADPVGAEGCRVSSAVYPADEALSTHK; translated from the exons ATGCTCCCAATGGGTATTGGGGATCGAGGGGTGATGTGTGGGTTACCTGAAAGAAACTACACCCTACCTCCACCACCTTACCCCCACCTTGAGAGCAGTTACTTCAGAACCATTCTACCTG gcattttatcttatttagcTGACAGACCACCTCCTCAGTATATCCACCCTAACTCTATAAATGTTGATGGTAATACAGCATTATCTATCACCAATAACCCTTCGGCGCTAGATCCCTATCAGTCCAATGGAAATGTTGGATTAGAACCAGGCATTGTTTCAATAGACTCTCGCTCTGTGAACACACATGGTGCCCAAAGTCTTCATCCCGCTGATGGCCATGAGGTGGCCTTGGACACAacaatcactatggagaacgTCTCTAGGGTCACCAGCCCAATCTCTACAGATGGAATGGCAGAAGAGCTTACCATGGATGGTGTTGCAGGCGAGCATACCCAAATCCCAAATGGCTCCAGAAGTCATGAACCTCTGTCTGTGGATTCTGTGAGCAACAACCTTGCAGCAGAAACTGTAGGACATGGTGGTGTGATACCCATTCATGGGAATGGCCTGGAGCTCCCTGTGGTCATGGAGACAGACCACATTGCAAGTCGGGTCAACGGAATGTCTGACAGTGCCCTCAGTGACTCCATCCACACCGTGGCCATGAGCACCAACTCTGTAAGCGTGGCACTCTCTACCTCACACAACCTCGCCTCCCTAGAATCTGTTTCCCTCCATGAAGTTGGCCTAAGCCTAGAACCTGTGGCTGTCTCCTCCATCACCCAGGAGGTTGCTATGGGGACAGGTCATGTAGATGTGTCTTCAGACAGTCTTTCTTTTGTACCACCTTCACTGCAAATGGAAGACTCCAATTCAAACAAGGAAAATATGGCAACCTTGTTTACAATTT GGTGCACTCTCTGTGACCGAGCCTATCCCTCAGACTGCCCAGATCACGGACCGGTGACTTTTGTTCCTGACACTCCAATAGAGAGCAGAGCGAGGCTTTCTCTCCCAAAGCAGCTTGTTCTCCGCCAGTCAATTGTGGGAGCAGATGTTG GTGTATGGACTGGAGAAACCATTCCTGTGCGGACTTGCTTTGGGCCTCTTATTGGCCAGCAAAGTCACTCCATGGAAGTAGCAGAATGGACAGACAAGGCAGTTAATCATATCTGGAAG ATATACCACAGTGGTGTCCTAGAATTCTGCATCATTACAACTGACGAAAATGAATGTAATTGGATGATGTTTGTGCGCAAAGCCAG GAATCGGGAAGAGCAGAATTTGGTGGCTTATCCCCATGATGGAAAAATCTATTTCTGCACCTCACAAGATATCCCTCCTGAAAATGAACTGCTTTTTTATTACAGCCGGGATTATGCTCAGCAGATTG GTGTTCCTGAACACCCAGATGTGCACCTCTGTAACTGTGGCAAGGAGTGCAGTTCCTATACAGAGTTCAAAGCCCACCTGACCAGCCACATCCATAACCATCTTCCTAGCCAGGGCCACAGCAGCAGCCATGGGCCAAGCCACAGCAAAGAAAGGAAGTGGAAGTGCTCCATGTGCCCCCAAGCTTTTATCTCTCCTTCCAAACTTCATGTTCACTTTATGGGTCACATGGGTATGAAGCCCCACAAGTGTGATTTCTGTAGCAAGGCTTTTAGTGATCCCAGCAACCTGCGGACCCACCTCAAGATACATACAG GTCAGAAGAACTACAGGTGCACTTTGTGTGACAAGTCTTTCACCCAGAAGGCTCACCTGGAGTCCCACATGGTTATCCACACGGGCGAGAAGAACCTCAAGTGTGATTACTGTGACAAGCTGTTCATGCGGAGGCAGGACCTCAAGCAGCACGTGCTCATCCACACACA AGAACGCCAGATCAAGTGCCCCAAGTGTGATAAGCTGTTCTTGAGAACAAATCACTTAAAGAAACATCTCAATTCACATGAAGGAAAACGGGATTATGTCTGTGAAAAGTGTACAAAGGCTTATCTAACCAAATATCATCTCACCCGACACCTGAAAACCTGCAAAGGGCCCACGTCCAGTTCATCAgcgcaggaggaggaggaggaagacgaCTCGGAGGAGGAGGAGCTCGCGGACCCTGTGGGGGCAGAAGGCTGCCGTGTTAGCAGTGCTGTGTATCCCGCGGACGAGGCTCTGTCTACacataaatga
- the PRDM4 gene encoding PR domain zinc finger protein 4 isoform X2 — protein MHHRMNEMNLSPVGMEQLTSSSVSNALPVSGSHLGLAASPTHNAIPAPGILSYLADRPPPQYIHPNSINVDGNTALSITNNPSALDPYQSNGNVGLEPGIVSIDSRSVNTHGAQSLHPADGHEVALDTTITMENVSRVTSPISTDGMAEELTMDGVAGEHTQIPNGSRSHEPLSVDSVSNNLAAETVGHGGVIPIHGNGLELPVVMETDHIASRVNGMSDSALSDSIHTVAMSTNSVSVALSTSHNLASLESVSLHEVGLSLEPVAVSSITQEVAMGTGHVDVSSDSLSFVPPSLQMEDSNSNKENMATLFTIWCTLCDRAYPSDCPDHGPVTFVPDTPIESRARLSLPKQLVLRQSIVGADVGVWTGETIPVRTCFGPLIGQQSHSMEVAEWTDKAVNHIWKIYHSGVLEFCIITTDENECNWMMFVRKARNREEQNLVAYPHDGKIYFCTSQDIPPENELLFYYSRDYAQQIGVPEHPDVHLCNCGKECSSYTEFKAHLTSHIHNHLPSQGHSSSHGPSHSKERKWKCSMCPQAFISPSKLHVHFMGHMGMKPHKCDFCSKAFSDPSNLRTHLKIHTGQKNYRCTLCDKSFTQKAHLESHMVIHTGEKNLKCDYCDKLFMRRQDLKQHVLIHTQERQIKCPKCDKLFLRTNHLKKHLNSHEGKRDYVCEKCTKAYLTKYHLTRHLKTCKGPTSSSSAQEEEEEDDSEEEELADPVGAEGCRVSSAVYPADEALSTHK, from the exons gcattttatcttatttagcTGACAGACCACCTCCTCAGTATATCCACCCTAACTCTATAAATGTTGATGGTAATACAGCATTATCTATCACCAATAACCCTTCGGCGCTAGATCCCTATCAGTCCAATGGAAATGTTGGATTAGAACCAGGCATTGTTTCAATAGACTCTCGCTCTGTGAACACACATGGTGCCCAAAGTCTTCATCCCGCTGATGGCCATGAGGTGGCCTTGGACACAacaatcactatggagaacgTCTCTAGGGTCACCAGCCCAATCTCTACAGATGGAATGGCAGAAGAGCTTACCATGGATGGTGTTGCAGGCGAGCATACCCAAATCCCAAATGGCTCCAGAAGTCATGAACCTCTGTCTGTGGATTCTGTGAGCAACAACCTTGCAGCAGAAACTGTAGGACATGGTGGTGTGATACCCATTCATGGGAATGGCCTGGAGCTCCCTGTGGTCATGGAGACAGACCACATTGCAAGTCGGGTCAACGGAATGTCTGACAGTGCCCTCAGTGACTCCATCCACACCGTGGCCATGAGCACCAACTCTGTAAGCGTGGCACTCTCTACCTCACACAACCTCGCCTCCCTAGAATCTGTTTCCCTCCATGAAGTTGGCCTAAGCCTAGAACCTGTGGCTGTCTCCTCCATCACCCAGGAGGTTGCTATGGGGACAGGTCATGTAGATGTGTCTTCAGACAGTCTTTCTTTTGTACCACCTTCACTGCAAATGGAAGACTCCAATTCAAACAAGGAAAATATGGCAACCTTGTTTACAATTT GGTGCACTCTCTGTGACCGAGCCTATCCCTCAGACTGCCCAGATCACGGACCGGTGACTTTTGTTCCTGACACTCCAATAGAGAGCAGAGCGAGGCTTTCTCTCCCAAAGCAGCTTGTTCTCCGCCAGTCAATTGTGGGAGCAGATGTTG GTGTATGGACTGGAGAAACCATTCCTGTGCGGACTTGCTTTGGGCCTCTTATTGGCCAGCAAAGTCACTCCATGGAAGTAGCAGAATGGACAGACAAGGCAGTTAATCATATCTGGAAG ATATACCACAGTGGTGTCCTAGAATTCTGCATCATTACAACTGACGAAAATGAATGTAATTGGATGATGTTTGTGCGCAAAGCCAG GAATCGGGAAGAGCAGAATTTGGTGGCTTATCCCCATGATGGAAAAATCTATTTCTGCACCTCACAAGATATCCCTCCTGAAAATGAACTGCTTTTTTATTACAGCCGGGATTATGCTCAGCAGATTG GTGTTCCTGAACACCCAGATGTGCACCTCTGTAACTGTGGCAAGGAGTGCAGTTCCTATACAGAGTTCAAAGCCCACCTGACCAGCCACATCCATAACCATCTTCCTAGCCAGGGCCACAGCAGCAGCCATGGGCCAAGCCACAGCAAAGAAAGGAAGTGGAAGTGCTCCATGTGCCCCCAAGCTTTTATCTCTCCTTCCAAACTTCATGTTCACTTTATGGGTCACATGGGTATGAAGCCCCACAAGTGTGATTTCTGTAGCAAGGCTTTTAGTGATCCCAGCAACCTGCGGACCCACCTCAAGATACATACAG GTCAGAAGAACTACAGGTGCACTTTGTGTGACAAGTCTTTCACCCAGAAGGCTCACCTGGAGTCCCACATGGTTATCCACACGGGCGAGAAGAACCTCAAGTGTGATTACTGTGACAAGCTGTTCATGCGGAGGCAGGACCTCAAGCAGCACGTGCTCATCCACACACA AGAACGCCAGATCAAGTGCCCCAAGTGTGATAAGCTGTTCTTGAGAACAAATCACTTAAAGAAACATCTCAATTCACATGAAGGAAAACGGGATTATGTCTGTGAAAAGTGTACAAAGGCTTATCTAACCAAATATCATCTCACCCGACACCTGAAAACCTGCAAAGGGCCCACGTCCAGTTCATCAgcgcaggaggaggaggaggaagacgaCTCGGAGGAGGAGGAGCTCGCGGACCCTGTGGGGGCAGAAGGCTGCCGTGTTAGCAGTGCTGTGTATCCCGCGGACGAGGCTCTGTCTACacataaatga
- the PRDM4 gene encoding PR domain zinc finger protein 4 isoform X1: MHHRMNEMNLSPVGMEQLTSSSVSNALPVSGSHLGLAASPTHNAIPAPGLPVAIPNLGPSLSSLPSALSLMLPMGIGDRGVMCGLPERNYTLPPPPYPHLESSYFRTILPGILSYLADRPPPQYIHPNSINVDGNTALSITNNPSALDPYQSNGNVGLEPGIVSIDSRSVNTHGAQSLHPADGHEVALDTTITMENVSRVTSPISTDGMAEELTMDGVAGEHTQIPNGSRSHEPLSVDSVSNNLAAETVGHGGVIPIHGNGLELPVVMETDHIASRVNGMSDSALSDSIHTVAMSTNSVSVALSTSHNLASLESVSLHEVGLSLEPVAVSSITQEVAMGTGHVDVSSDSLSFVPPSLQMEDSNSNKENMATLFTIWCTLCDRAYPSDCPDHGPVTFVPDTPIESRARLSLPKQLVLRQSIVGADVGVWTGETIPVRTCFGPLIGQQSHSMEVAEWTDKAVNHIWKIYHSGVLEFCIITTDENECNWMMFVRKARNREEQNLVAYPHDGKIYFCTSQDIPPENELLFYYSRDYAQQIGVPEHPDVHLCNCGKECSSYTEFKAHLTSHIHNHLPSQGHSSSHGPSHSKERKWKCSMCPQAFISPSKLHVHFMGHMGMKPHKCDFCSKAFSDPSNLRTHLKIHTGQKNYRCTLCDKSFTQKAHLESHMVIHTGEKNLKCDYCDKLFMRRQDLKQHVLIHTQERQIKCPKCDKLFLRTNHLKKHLNSHEGKRDYVCEKCTKAYLTKYHLTRHLKTCKGPTSSSSAQEEEEEDDSEEEELADPVGAEGCRVSSAVYPADEALSTHK, translated from the exons ggcTGCCAGTGGCGATTCCAAACCTGGGTCCCTCCCTGAGCTCTCTGCCTTCTGCTTTGTCTCTCATGCTCCCAATGGGTATTGGGGATCGAGGGGTGATGTGTGGGTTACCTGAAAGAAACTACACCCTACCTCCACCACCTTACCCCCACCTTGAGAGCAGTTACTTCAGAACCATTCTACCTG gcattttatcttatttagcTGACAGACCACCTCCTCAGTATATCCACCCTAACTCTATAAATGTTGATGGTAATACAGCATTATCTATCACCAATAACCCTTCGGCGCTAGATCCCTATCAGTCCAATGGAAATGTTGGATTAGAACCAGGCATTGTTTCAATAGACTCTCGCTCTGTGAACACACATGGTGCCCAAAGTCTTCATCCCGCTGATGGCCATGAGGTGGCCTTGGACACAacaatcactatggagaacgTCTCTAGGGTCACCAGCCCAATCTCTACAGATGGAATGGCAGAAGAGCTTACCATGGATGGTGTTGCAGGCGAGCATACCCAAATCCCAAATGGCTCCAGAAGTCATGAACCTCTGTCTGTGGATTCTGTGAGCAACAACCTTGCAGCAGAAACTGTAGGACATGGTGGTGTGATACCCATTCATGGGAATGGCCTGGAGCTCCCTGTGGTCATGGAGACAGACCACATTGCAAGTCGGGTCAACGGAATGTCTGACAGTGCCCTCAGTGACTCCATCCACACCGTGGCCATGAGCACCAACTCTGTAAGCGTGGCACTCTCTACCTCACACAACCTCGCCTCCCTAGAATCTGTTTCCCTCCATGAAGTTGGCCTAAGCCTAGAACCTGTGGCTGTCTCCTCCATCACCCAGGAGGTTGCTATGGGGACAGGTCATGTAGATGTGTCTTCAGACAGTCTTTCTTTTGTACCACCTTCACTGCAAATGGAAGACTCCAATTCAAACAAGGAAAATATGGCAACCTTGTTTACAATTT GGTGCACTCTCTGTGACCGAGCCTATCCCTCAGACTGCCCAGATCACGGACCGGTGACTTTTGTTCCTGACACTCCAATAGAGAGCAGAGCGAGGCTTTCTCTCCCAAAGCAGCTTGTTCTCCGCCAGTCAATTGTGGGAGCAGATGTTG GTGTATGGACTGGAGAAACCATTCCTGTGCGGACTTGCTTTGGGCCTCTTATTGGCCAGCAAAGTCACTCCATGGAAGTAGCAGAATGGACAGACAAGGCAGTTAATCATATCTGGAAG ATATACCACAGTGGTGTCCTAGAATTCTGCATCATTACAACTGACGAAAATGAATGTAATTGGATGATGTTTGTGCGCAAAGCCAG GAATCGGGAAGAGCAGAATTTGGTGGCTTATCCCCATGATGGAAAAATCTATTTCTGCACCTCACAAGATATCCCTCCTGAAAATGAACTGCTTTTTTATTACAGCCGGGATTATGCTCAGCAGATTG GTGTTCCTGAACACCCAGATGTGCACCTCTGTAACTGTGGCAAGGAGTGCAGTTCCTATACAGAGTTCAAAGCCCACCTGACCAGCCACATCCATAACCATCTTCCTAGCCAGGGCCACAGCAGCAGCCATGGGCCAAGCCACAGCAAAGAAAGGAAGTGGAAGTGCTCCATGTGCCCCCAAGCTTTTATCTCTCCTTCCAAACTTCATGTTCACTTTATGGGTCACATGGGTATGAAGCCCCACAAGTGTGATTTCTGTAGCAAGGCTTTTAGTGATCCCAGCAACCTGCGGACCCACCTCAAGATACATACAG GTCAGAAGAACTACAGGTGCACTTTGTGTGACAAGTCTTTCACCCAGAAGGCTCACCTGGAGTCCCACATGGTTATCCACACGGGCGAGAAGAACCTCAAGTGTGATTACTGTGACAAGCTGTTCATGCGGAGGCAGGACCTCAAGCAGCACGTGCTCATCCACACACA AGAACGCCAGATCAAGTGCCCCAAGTGTGATAAGCTGTTCTTGAGAACAAATCACTTAAAGAAACATCTCAATTCACATGAAGGAAAACGGGATTATGTCTGTGAAAAGTGTACAAAGGCTTATCTAACCAAATATCATCTCACCCGACACCTGAAAACCTGCAAAGGGCCCACGTCCAGTTCATCAgcgcaggaggaggaggaggaagacgaCTCGGAGGAGGAGGAGCTCGCGGACCCTGTGGGGGCAGAAGGCTGCCGTGTTAGCAGTGCTGTGTATCCCGCGGACGAGGCTCTGTCTACacataaatga